One genomic region from Armatimonadota bacterium encodes:
- the rpsT gene encoding 30S ribosomal protein S20, which translates to MPQLPSMRKRLRQAQVRTERNRAKKKAMRLAIRKVLDAARANDADALAAAIPAAQKAIDKCAKVNAIHKNMAARRKSRMMKRVASLMSSG; encoded by the coding sequence ATGCCACAGCTACCGTCCATGAGGAAGAGACTCCGCCAGGCGCAGGTCCGCACTGAGCGCAACCGTGCGAAAAAGAAAGCCATGCGCCTTGCCATCCGCAAGGTTCTCGATGCCGCCCGTGCGAACGACGCGGATGCCCTGGCTGCTGCGATCCCCGCAGCCCAGAAAGCCATCGACAAGTGCGCGAAAGTCAACGCGATCCACAAGAACATGGCTGCCCGCCGCAAGTCCCGGATGATGAAGCGCGTCGCCTCCCTAATGTCTTCCGGGTAG
- a CDS encoding alpha-L-fucosidase translates to MSERKRNWHEDVFYGIHYDLHARETDTNLGAELTPEHLEERLRRVGPDWIQCDCKGHAGWTSWPTEVGSTSPGVVKDALRIHRDVTRKLGIRLGMHYSGVWDTRAIELHPEWGRVNADGSRDPNNTCPLSGYRRELMIPQMLELIEKYDVDGFWVDGENWASAPCYCDDCIQEFSRRTGITEIPREPGQANWDDWLRFHRDLFVEHVTEYADACHSVKPDCCVCSNWMYTIRQPDPVRAPVDYLSGDYTWIWGADRAALEGRILDARGITWDLMAWDFCKAGEMRGEQPWTVKTAEHLKQEVAEVVALGGAVMLYEKPERSGWLVGWRHEILAEVAQFCRERQAAAFKTQTLPQAAILHLADTYYRHNAPLFNYAAAVDPIEGSLQALLETGRSTDILTEEIALERGCDYRLLVAPEQDGLSAQMVAFLEAFAESGGHVILSGGHLSRETPGLVGCTPREVGEPANLDPDTGPCYLEVNGRTVGVYGDWQAVEPGADTVAVAYKLANEEPAKDTTDAVIVTRRSVGKGTITAIHGPIFRNYFAGHYPWLRDFIANIVSDLGIDWAAEIDAPAQVELVLRRRPGQIVANLLNRGAGEMLMPRRVIVDYLPPVPDVGLRVKLAQEPKSVTVVPAGDRFEWSWADGVLTVTLDQVHIHSVVVIEE, encoded by the coding sequence GTGAGTGAGCGAAAGCGAAACTGGCATGAGGACGTGTTCTACGGCATCCATTACGACCTGCACGCACGGGAGACGGACACCAATCTCGGCGCGGAACTCACCCCGGAACATCTGGAGGAGCGCCTGCGCCGGGTGGGTCCGGACTGGATTCAATGTGACTGCAAGGGCCATGCGGGCTGGACGAGTTGGCCCACCGAGGTCGGCTCAACATCGCCCGGTGTGGTGAAAGACGCGCTGCGCATCCATCGCGACGTCACTCGCAAGCTGGGGATCCGCCTTGGCATGCACTATTCGGGGGTTTGGGACACCCGTGCAATCGAGTTGCACCCTGAGTGGGGGCGCGTGAACGCCGATGGCAGTCGCGATCCCAACAATACGTGCCCGCTCAGCGGCTATCGGCGCGAGTTGATGATACCGCAGATGCTGGAACTGATCGAGAAGTACGATGTGGATGGTTTCTGGGTAGACGGTGAAAACTGGGCGTCGGCGCCGTGCTACTGCGACGATTGCATCCAGGAGTTTTCCAGACGAACCGGGATCACCGAGATCCCCCGTGAGCCGGGGCAGGCCAACTGGGACGACTGGCTGCGCTTCCACCGCGATCTGTTCGTGGAGCATGTCACCGAATATGCCGATGCTTGCCACTCAGTGAAGCCGGACTGCTGTGTCTGCAGCAACTGGATGTACACCATCCGGCAGCCGGATCCTGTGAGGGCCCCCGTGGACTACCTGAGCGGCGACTACACCTGGATCTGGGGAGCGGACCGGGCGGCGCTCGAAGGCCGCATTCTCGACGCGCGAGGGATCACCTGGGACCTCATGGCTTGGGACTTCTGCAAGGCCGGCGAGATGCGGGGGGAGCAGCCGTGGACTGTGAAGACTGCGGAGCATCTGAAGCAGGAGGTGGCCGAAGTTGTGGCTCTTGGCGGCGCGGTGATGCTCTACGAGAAGCCGGAGCGCTCCGGCTGGCTGGTTGGCTGGAGGCATGAGATCCTCGCCGAAGTCGCCCAATTCTGCCGTGAACGTCAGGCAGCGGCCTTCAAGACACAGACCCTCCCACAAGCCGCAATCCTGCACCTCGCGGACACCTACTACCGCCACAATGCTCCGCTGTTCAACTACGCGGCTGCCGTGGACCCGATTGAGGGCAGCCTGCAGGCGCTGCTGGAGACCGGGCGGTCTACCGATATCCTCACCGAAGAGATCGCACTGGAGCGCGGTTGTGACTACAGGCTTCTCGTTGCGCCCGAGCAGGACGGCCTGAGCGCCCAGATGGTCGCCTTCCTGGAAGCCTTTGCAGAAAGCGGAGGGCATGTCATTCTGTCCGGCGGGCATCTGAGCCGTGAGACGCCGGGGCTGGTGGGGTGCACGCCGCGGGAAGTCGGCGAACCGGCCAACCTCGACCCCGACACCGGCCCGTGCTACTTGGAAGTGAACGGTCGCACGGTGGGCGTCTACGGAGACTGGCAGGCGGTTGAGCCCGGGGCGGATACTGTTGCGGTGGCGTACAAGCTGGCGAACGAGGAACCGGCGAAGGATACCACGGATGCAGTGATCGTCACCCGCAGGAGCGTGGGCAAGGGGACCATCACCGCAATCCACGGCCCGATCTTCCGCAACTACTTTGCCGGTCATTACCCGTGGCTGCGGGATTTCATCGCCAATATCGTCTCGGACCTGGGGATCGACTGGGCGGCGGAGATCGATGCGCCCGCGCAGGTTGAGCTGGTCCTGAGGAGACGGCCGGGGCAGATCGTGGCGAACCTGCTGAACCGGGGAGCGGGGGAAATGCTCATGCCCCGCCGGGTGATTGTCGACTACCTGCCGCCGGTGCCGGATGTGGGTCTGCGGGTGAAGTTGGCGCAGGAACCAAAGTCGGTGACGGTGGTGCCTGCGGGCGACCGATTCGAGTGGTCCTGGGCGGACGGAGTGCTGACGGTGACCCTGGATCAGGTTCATATCCACAGCGTAGTGGTCATCGAGGAGTGA
- a CDS encoding N-acetylneuraminate synthase family protein translates to MKATTIEVRDRRIGYGESIFLTAEVGCSHLGSAEKMELLLRAAAEAGCDGVDTFLWDPEEFYWDGVPGTERYDLYKKLSLQRGEWEDMHRLAVDLGIILYHTPLDPVSLELAVSLGTPMLNLNSDDMQNPIMLDLAGKTGLPVTFHDIGASLGEAEAAVNRLQQAGAQGPIVLHSTLESGDTDEAYACANLRVINTYRAAFDRIGAVVGCVEHTTSKHLIYAVAAMDPVLISKHLNVDENPDTPDASISVDVESVRDMVRKVRQVEEALGEGVNSVVVNSDGKMPAGALARRKSVVSARAIAAGELVTREHLAVKRESVPGSLHPWMLHYIVGATARENIPANTLLNLGMFRDFAAVDWRPEDIRKRRFGTAKNIV, encoded by the coding sequence ATGAAAGCGACGACCATCGAGGTGCGCGACAGGCGCATCGGATACGGGGAATCGATTTTCTTGACCGCGGAGGTCGGCTGCTCGCATCTGGGCAGTGCGGAGAAGATGGAATTGCTCCTGCGTGCTGCGGCGGAGGCTGGATGCGACGGCGTGGACACCTTCCTGTGGGATCCCGAGGAGTTCTACTGGGACGGCGTACCAGGCACGGAGCGATACGACCTGTACAAGAAGCTGTCTCTCCAGCGGGGCGAGTGGGAGGATATGCACCGCCTCGCGGTGGACTTGGGGATTATCCTGTACCACACGCCGCTGGACCCGGTGAGCCTGGAGCTTGCCGTCTCGCTGGGCACGCCGATGCTGAACCTGAACTCGGATGACATGCAGAACCCGATCATGCTGGACTTGGCGGGGAAGACCGGGCTGCCCGTGACGTTTCACGACATCGGGGCCTCTCTCGGGGAGGCCGAGGCGGCCGTGAACCGGCTGCAGCAGGCCGGCGCGCAGGGGCCCATTGTCCTGCATTCCACCCTGGAATCCGGCGATACGGATGAGGCGTATGCTTGCGCGAATCTGCGGGTCATCAACACCTACCGGGCGGCATTCGACCGCATTGGGGCTGTGGTGGGTTGCGTGGAGCACACCACCAGCAAGCATCTCATCTACGCGGTGGCGGCGATGGACCCGGTGCTCATCAGCAAGCACCTCAACGTGGACGAAAACCCGGACACCCCGGATGCGTCGATCTCCGTGGATGTTGAGAGCGTGCGGGACATGGTCCGCAAGGTGCGGCAGGTGGAAGAGGCGCTGGGTGAAGGCGTGAACTCCGTGGTGGTGAACAGCGACGGGAAGATGCCCGCCGGAGCGCTGGCGCGGCGCAAGAGCGTAGTCTCGGCGAGGGCCATCGCGGCGGGCGAGTTGGTCACACGGGAGCACCTCGCGGTGAAACGCGAGTCGGTGCCGGGATCCCTCCATCCGTGGATGCTCCACTACATTGTGGGCGCCACCGCCCGCGAGAACATCCCCGCGAACACCCTCCTGAACCTGGGAATGTTCCGGGACTTCGCCGCAGTGGACTGGCGGCCCGAGGATATCCGCAAGCGTCGCTTCGGAACAGCAAAGAACATCGTCTGA
- a CDS encoding FAD-dependent oxidoreductase — protein MAETEANCDLCVIGAGPAGLTAALYASRAGLNTVVVSPTELSGMAAQAPVVANFPGQAEPIQGRDLVELIRRQAVAAGARHVIASVAGVDFSGEVKLVYAGREVLAAHEVIVATGAMAPAGRLPGEEEYQGRGVCYCTACDGPFYSGENVLVVGDDDQAVEEALNMSTIASSVHLVTGMPEVRVDPELLAALESAENISVRCGMKIQEILGDDDQVIGARFTGDQNEHVLEASGIFLYLRGAAPATEFLMDALETDAKGFIITDDLCRTAVSGVYAAGDVRSKQVRQMVVAAAEGATAALAAESHLRRRASVRLDRGNPGAKSGATE, from the coding sequence ATGGCCGAGACTGAAGCGAACTGCGACCTGTGCGTCATTGGCGCCGGGCCCGCCGGGCTGACCGCGGCCCTCTACGCCTCCCGCGCGGGGTTGAACACGGTGGTGGTCAGCCCCACCGAGCTGTCGGGGATGGCTGCCCAGGCGCCTGTCGTGGCCAACTTTCCGGGACAGGCGGAGCCGATCCAGGGACGCGACCTCGTTGAGCTGATTCGCCGCCAGGCCGTTGCCGCCGGTGCCCGCCACGTCATCGCGTCTGTGGCCGGCGTGGACTTCAGCGGCGAAGTGAAGCTCGTGTACGCCGGGCGCGAAGTCCTTGCCGCACACGAGGTGATCGTGGCCACCGGCGCCATGGCTCCCGCTGGCAGGCTACCGGGCGAGGAAGAGTACCAGGGGCGCGGGGTCTGCTACTGCACCGCGTGCGACGGGCCATTCTACAGCGGCGAGAATGTGCTGGTGGTTGGAGACGACGACCAGGCGGTGGAAGAGGCGCTGAACATGTCAACTATCGCCAGTTCGGTGCACCTCGTGACCGGAATGCCCGAGGTTCGCGTGGACCCGGAACTGCTCGCTGCCCTGGAGTCCGCCGAAAACATATCAGTGCGCTGTGGGATGAAGATCCAGGAAATCCTCGGCGATGACGACCAGGTCATCGGCGCACGGTTCACTGGGGACCAGAACGAGCATGTGCTCGAAGCGTCGGGAATCTTCCTTTATCTGCGCGGCGCCGCGCCCGCGACAGAGTTCCTGATGGACGCCCTCGAGACGGACGCCAAGGGGTTCATCATCACGGACGACCTGTGCCGGACCGCAGTGTCGGGCGTGTACGCGGCCGGTGACGTGCGCAGCAAACAGGTGCGCCAGATGGTGGTCGCGGCGGCGGAGGGGGCGACCGCTGCGCTCGCGGCGGAAAGCCACCTCAGGCGCCGGGCATCCGTGCGCCTGGACCGTGGCAATCCGGGGGCAAAGTCAGGAGCGACGGAATGA
- a CDS encoding zinc-binding dehydrogenase has product MRALHILGNGKVQIDEYPVPVPNENQVLVKVTASGVCGSEMGAVRGEKGMEMNAGHEVAGIIADPNGHAQWEEGDRVGVFTLQGCGKCRWCRIGKDTFCSEVGTPSSTHAEYCVSKAASMVKLDDDVSNPVAVLLCGDGLGVPYGATMRSGLEPGDITCVFGCGPVGLGMVLVQAFLGAKVIAVEPSKARRDLAMKMGAWQTIDPAATDDMVGLLKDMTDGWGPDKVYECAGRQDTLDVAMDATKPEGIIVCVGHGKQSIDPQRLIIKRNMRMMGNWVAHPAWYDDMLCMYQSGLDVDRLITGIYPPEQAQAAYDGMIDQTAGKVILTWE; this is encoded by the coding sequence ATGCGCGCGCTACACATACTGGGCAACGGAAAAGTGCAAATCGATGAGTACCCGGTGCCCGTTCCCAACGAGAATCAAGTGCTGGTCAAGGTCACAGCCAGCGGGGTCTGCGGCAGCGAGATGGGCGCAGTGCGCGGGGAGAAGGGCATGGAAATGAACGCGGGACATGAGGTGGCGGGGATCATTGCCGACCCCAACGGCCACGCACAGTGGGAAGAGGGGGACCGCGTCGGCGTGTTCACTCTCCAGGGCTGCGGCAAGTGCCGATGGTGCCGGATCGGCAAGGACACTTTCTGCAGCGAGGTGGGCACGCCCAGCTCCACCCACGCGGAGTACTGTGTCTCCAAGGCCGCGAGCATGGTGAAACTGGATGATGACGTGAGCAATCCGGTAGCGGTCTTGCTCTGCGGGGACGGTCTCGGGGTGCCCTACGGGGCCACGATGCGTTCTGGTCTCGAGCCCGGAGACATCACCTGCGTGTTCGGCTGCGGCCCGGTGGGTCTGGGTATGGTACTCGTGCAGGCTTTCCTGGGGGCGAAGGTGATTGCGGTCGAGCCCAGCAAGGCTCGGAGGGATCTTGCCATGAAGATGGGCGCCTGGCAGACCATCGATCCGGCCGCGACGGATGACATGGTGGGCCTGCTCAAGGACATGACCGACGGGTGGGGCCCGGACAAGGTCTACGAGTGCGCGGGCAGGCAAGACACTCTTGACGTGGCGATGGATGCCACGAAGCCCGAGGGGATCATCGTCTGCGTGGGTCACGGGAAGCAGAGCATCGACCCGCAGAGGCTCATCATCAAGCGCAATATGCGAATGATGGGCAACTGGGTGGCGCACCCGGCGTGGTATGACGACATGCTCTGCATGTACCAGAGCGGGCTGGATGTGGACCGGCTGATCACTGGCATCTACCCACCCGAACAGGCGCAGGCGGCGTATGACGGGATGATCGACCAGACTGCGGGGAAGGTAATCCTGACCTGGGAATGA